The uncultured Bacteroides sp. DNA segment ATATAATAGATCTAAGTTATCAAATTTTACATGCTAAAACAGGCTTATAATAAACCTAAAAACAATTTATAATAAATTGGAAAATGATTTATTATAAATTGCACTATAATTTATTAAAAGAAGATATCGTCTTAATGCGTCTTTAGAGGAAAAATTTAAACTAAAAAAGGTGGTAATTCCCTATATGAATCACCACCTTTCCTTTGTTATACTTTAGCTGAATTATTCTTTATTCAGTCATATCTATGTTTATTATTTTTTTAAATTGTCTTCTCTTTGTTTCAATGGTTTATTATTGAAATTGTATTTATTATTCATTGGTTATATGCTTTATATATCATTTGTTATTGTTTTATCACACGTTCATACTGCAAATATACAATACTAAAAGGCTTTTGTCAAGCCTCTTAGCAACAAATTTGTTTCTAAGAAGCGAATAAAATCGTGTTGTGCTTTGGTGTTTTAACAGAATCTTCTACATTTGTAAAATGTACCGAGTACATTTAAAATAAATCTGAAAATAATCATGAAAATAACTCCTTCAGAATATAAGATTCTTATTGTTGATGACGTGACGTCGAATGTATTGCTGCTAAAAGTGCTTCTTACTAACGAGAAATTTAATGTAATAACGGCTAGTGGCGGCTTGCAAGCTATCGATTTGGTGGATAAAGAACATCCTGATTTGATATTACTCGATGTGATGATGCCTGAAATGAACGGATTTGAGGTAGCTCATCATCTGAAGGAAAATCCTGAAACAGCTGAAATTCCTATAATTTTCTTGACCGCACTTAATAGTACGCCCGATGTGGTAAAAGGATTTCAAGTAGGAGGAAATGATTTTATTTCGAAACCCTTTAATAAGGAAGAGCTTATCATCCGCATCACTCACCAGATCTCTTTGGTGGCGGCCAATCGTATTATTCTAGCCCAGACAGAAGAGTTGCAGAAGACAATTATGGGGCGCGACAAATTATATTCGGTTATCGCACATGATCTCCGTTCTCCGGTTGGTTCTATTAAGATGGTGCTGAATATGCTGATTCTAAACTTGCCGGCTGAGAAAATAGGTTCTGAAATGTACGATCTTTTAACCATGGCAAATCAGACTACTGAGGATGTATTTTCATTACTGGATAATCTTTTGAAGTGGACAAAAAGTCAGATTGGCCGGATGAAGGTGGTTTATCAAGATATTGATCTGGCTCATCTGGCTGAGGGGGTTGTAGAAATATTTGCGATGGTTGCTGCTGTGAAGAAAATAACTGTTCGAGGTGAAATACCTGAAAAGGTGCTTGTTTACGGAGATACTGATATGGTGAAAACCGTTATCCGGAATTTGTTGAGCAATGCCATTAAATTCAGTAATGAGGGAGCAGAGATATTACTAACCGTAGAAACAAAGGATGATATGGCAGTGATTAGCGTGAAAGATCATGGTTGTGGCATTGACGAAGAAGGCCAAAAGAAACTACTGCATACTGATACGCATTTTAGTACTTTTGGCACAAACAATGAAGAAGGTTCCGGTCTTGGACTGTTTCTCTGTAAAGACTTCGCACAAAAGAATGGCGGAGAACTTTGGTTTGTGTCTGCTAAGGGAGAAGGATCTACCTTCAGCTTCTCTGTTCCTTTGAAAAAATAAAATCTGCCATTATCATCGGCGACACATAGCCTTAAAGTCGCAATACTCGCACGTTTTCGTAAACTCCGTCTGCGTAAAGGCTTCTGCAGGATTGTATATCTCTTCAAGCAGATGTTGCAGACGTTCACGAAAATCATCTTCAAAGAAGGTGAAGTTGTTCACCGGAATCTTTGGCTTGCGTGGCTCGCCCATCTCGATAACCGGAGAATAGGTTTCCGCAGCAGCGCGATGGATATAGAGCAGGGAAGGGGCCACTTTTAATGGTTGCTGCTTACACATGATGGCAGCATACAGAAAAGTCTGGAAGATGTAGTTGGGCCGTCCGTCTGCCGGAGTGAAGAGTTGCTCTACATTCACCGGAGTTTTGGGGCTTCCGCCTGTTTTGTAATCTACTATGCGGAGGGTGTCATCTTTGCTATCTATCCTGTCTATGGTACCACCTATCTTGAGGGTGATGATCCCTTCGGAGGTCTGTATTTCTATTTTTTCTTCTACTTTCTTCTCCAGAGCAATCATCTCGAAAGGAGCATACTGCAAGTCGTTGCGCAGTAACTGACGCAGGTAAGAGACGATTACTTTGGAGTTTATCAGTTGGATTCCATTGTATTCGGGCTTTTCATCAGTAGATATATGGAAGAACGTTTCATTGAAAGCTCTGTCTACAAAGCTCTGCAACTTCACGTCGTTGTGTAGTATTTTCTCCAAATCTTCTTTGCGAATGAGTGGGCCAACCTGAGTCAGTGCCATGTATGCCAATTCTGCCGAACGGTGAAAGATGGTTCCGAATTTAGCAGAATCAATTTCGGCACTCACCTCATCCGGCGTTTTCAAACCGGCCACGTAGCGGTAGTAGAATTTTAGTCGGCAATCCAGATAGGTGTTGAGTGCGGATGGAGAGAAGGACGCTTTCGGGTTGTGCTGAATATTGTAATTATGATAAAGTACCTGCATAACGTCGGGCGTTTTCTCAATGCATATATCCACTCCGCTTTGGGGCGATTGCCCGGCTTCGAGAAACTCCCTACTGATTTCGTGTGGCCACTCAATGAGGAACTGAAGCATGAAGCGCGACCACTCTCCGCGGTTTAATCCATCCGATGAAGTGTTGTACATCAAGGTGATGTTCTCAGCTCGCTGGATAAGTCGGTAGAAATAATAAGCATACACCGCGTTCTTATGCTCGATGGTAGTCATACCGAAAGCTTTGCGCAAGTTATAAGGAACAAACGATGATTCGCCACCAGCTTTGGGTAGTTGTCCTTCGTTGAGTGACATTAAGATAAGGTTCTTAAAATCAAGATTACGAGTTTCCAGTACTCCCATCACCTGCATGCCGATGGCCGGTTCACCGTGGAAGGGAATGTTGGCGGCAGAAAGCAACTTACCTAATAATCTTTTGAATGTATCCGTTTGTATCTGTAGGTCTCCGCTTTCAATGAGGTTGAGCAAGCGATTGACCATGGTGAAACTTTTGAAGAGGGACTCGCGATAGAGTTGATTGAAGATGTCGTCTTCTTGTTTTTCTTTCGCATATAGTGTGGCAACCTCTTTTAATAGGTCTGTGAGGTATTGGCAGATGCTAAGCAGGCCGTTACAAGGAGTGAAAAGGCGTCCCAGAAAATCGTCTTGTTTCAGTTCGGAAGGCAGAGGATAGAAGCGATTCTTACTGGTCAATTCCTTCTCCAATGGTTCGGCTTTCTTTGATAATTGTCGGGTGTAAGGATGCTTTAGTACAGACAGGACCGACAGGTAAGCATACCGGCCTGTGTCTGCCCGATAACCGGATGTTTGTAGTTCCAGTAGCGCAGTGATAAAACTGTAGACAGGTGTTTGTGCCAATGGAAATCCCATGGTGATGTTTACATTCTTCACTTCCGATGGAATAGAATGTAGCACAGGTAGCAACAATGATTCGTTGCAAAGCACCACGGCGTTCTCTTTTTCATTTTCAGTAAGCGTGGAACGAACCCATTCCGGCAAGTAGCGCGCCTGTCCATTCTCGGTAGGCGAAGAGATAA contains these protein-coding regions:
- a CDS encoding response regulator, whose amino-acid sequence is MIMKITPSEYKILIVDDVTSNVLLLKVLLTNEKFNVITASGGLQAIDLVDKEHPDLILLDVMMPEMNGFEVAHHLKENPETAEIPIIFLTALNSTPDVVKGFQVGGNDFISKPFNKEELIIRITHQISLVAANRIILAQTEELQKTIMGRDKLYSVIAHDLRSPVGSIKMVLNMLILNLPAEKIGSEMYDLLTMANQTTEDVFSLLDNLLKWTKSQIGRMKVVYQDIDLAHLAEGVVEIFAMVAAVKKITVRGEIPEKVLVYGDTDMVKTVIRNLLSNAIKFSNEGAEILLTVETKDDMAVISVKDHGCGIDEEGQKKLLHTDTHFSTFGTNNEEGSGLGLFLCKDFAQKNGGELWFVSAKGEGSTFSFSVPLKK
- a CDS encoding PD-(D/E)XK nuclease family protein, with the translated sequence METFLQLVAKDIYAKTGSDLSRVAIVFPNKRASLFFSDYLADESTDPIWSPAYVSISELFQQLSTLKSGDPIRLVCELYKVFREETKSEESLDEFYFWGELLISDFDDVDKNMVDAHKLFSNLQDLKNIMSGYDFLDEEQEEAIQQFFLNFSIERRTQLKEKFISLWDKLNDIYSRYRKNLETQGIAYEGMLYRKVIEQLDVDALKYDKYVFVGFNVLNKVETKFFDLLQEAGKAMFYWDYDVFYTRMPEHKHEAGEFINRNLKRFPSELPEGLFDALRKPKTVRFISSPTENGQARYLPEWVRSTLTENEKENAVVLCNESLLLPVLHSIPSEVKNVNITMGFPLAQTPVYSFITALLELQTSGYRADTGRYAYLSVLSVLKHPYTRQLSKKAEPLEKELTSKNRFYPLPSELKQDDFLGRLFTPCNGLLSICQYLTDLLKEVATLYAKEKQEDDIFNQLYRESLFKSFTMVNRLLNLIESGDLQIQTDTFKRLLGKLLSAANIPFHGEPAIGMQVMGVLETRNLDFKNLILMSLNEGQLPKAGGESSFVPYNLRKAFGMTTIEHKNAVYAYYFYRLIQRAENITLMYNTSSDGLNRGEWSRFMLQFLIEWPHEISREFLEAGQSPQSGVDICIEKTPDVMQVLYHNYNIQHNPKASFSPSALNTYLDCRLKFYYRYVAGLKTPDEVSAEIDSAKFGTIFHRSAELAYMALTQVGPLIRKEDLEKILHNDVKLQSFVDRAFNETFFHISTDEKPEYNGIQLINSKVIVSYLRQLLRNDLQYAPFEMIALEKKVEEKIEIQTSEGIITLKIGGTIDRIDSKDDTLRIVDYKTGGSPKTPVNVEQLFTPADGRPNYIFQTFLYAAIMCKQQPLKVAPSLLYIHRAAAETYSPVIEMGEPRKPKIPVNNFTFFEDDFRERLQHLLEEIYNPAEAFTQTEFTKTCEYCDFKAMCRR